ATGCGGTCAAGATTTAAGGTTGACATTAATAAGATAAGATTGGACAATAGATTTTATTCCATTTTTTGGTCGGTTACAGATTTATGAAACTTGTACGTTCTATATCTTAGATATATGTTGTTCTTATGATCTTAATTACCTTGATTGATCGGTACTTCCTGTCCGTCTTCTCACGCTCATCCCGGCCTTCTTGGCAATCCCATCTGGTCTCCTTGTCCGTCCACGGCATCACCTTTTTGATTCCCTTGGTAGGAGTTATAATGATGACAATTTTTAAACTTAGATGTGATACGGTAATACCCAAGAATTTAGCTTATGTACAAAGATATACACCCTCCGTCCAAAATTAATTGAGCTATTTGGTTTTAGACTATGTCCAAAAAATAATTGAGCTATTTCATTAATCAAgaggaaatatgtataatttgataggcatgtttatactcgttacgtaggtgttttaaaatgatttccaacaatataaagtttacgaaaaacagTGGTATAGGTTAGAAGATAAATCACTTCTAAGTTTTATTTTCTTCCTTGCttcaaaatttgtgcaaactacaaatagCTCAATTAATCTTGGACGGACGAGGGAGTACATAAAAACAAATGGGGATACTTGTCCCATTTGATTTTAGAAAATTATTGTACGTAATGAACTTGGATGGTATTGGTTGTTTTATATGTATGTCCTCATTTTTTTCTTAAATGATTCAAAGTCAAAAGGTGACATCAAAACAATACGAAAGACCTACAGTTTCGGGTGCCCGCTGCCATTGTAGACTACATACAGAAGTCATCGATCCATCCTGGTTAAGTATGAAAAATACCAAGTCCAAAGTGGAGCACTATAATGTTTGAGTAATTCTTTAATTATCTATTTTAAATCGTTTGAGTTATCGGAGAACTTGTCCTAGAAACACACTGTTAGGATCAAGACCATTCATATCCTCGAGATATACATCATTTTCTCGGTCTAGTCATCCAATAGTTACGTATAACATCATTTTCAACAGTGACATGTTTATAATCGATCgatgttttcaatataattctTGCTCATTTTATGCGTTAGTTTTATGCAGCCTCAAGTCGACCGAGaggtctataaatatcaatcgAATCAACTTATGTCAGATATCATAAACTTatgttagatatcattacatTATACAACTAAAAAGCCAATTGACTCTTAGAGGTACTATCTGtcctttatcttcttcattctctTGCTAATTCATAGGAACATCAAATATGGTATCCAAGACACTCAACAATAGGCTTCCAGTTATAGACTTTTCTGAGGACGATGATTTGAACCCAGGAACGGATTATTGGTTGTCGGTTCGAACTAAAGTTTGTCAGGCACTCGAAGAATATGGTTGTTTCGAAGCTCTGTATGGCAATAAGGTCTCGCTAGAGCTTCATAATGAGATGTTTCAGGCAATCGAGGAGTTATTCGACCTACCATTAGAAACCAAGATTCTAAATACTTCACCCAAACCCTACTACGGTTATGCTGCTGAGGCCTCAGTTAGACCTCTTCTTGAAGGTATGGGTATTGACGACGCGCCCATTCTGGAACAagtttctagcttcactaatctCATGTGGCCAGAGGGAAATCCCAGCTTCTGGTATATCCAAATTTCATTACTTTAGATTTTTGAAGTAGTAGTAGGTTTTGTATGTGCTGCTAACTTTCATTTACTATTTTCGTGTAGTGAAACTGTGTATTCCTTCACAACGAGAGTGACGGAGTTGGAACAAACTGTGACTAGAATGGTTTTTGAGAATTATGGAGTGGAGAAGTACTACGACTCACACATTGAATCGATGAACTATCTCCTCCGAGTTATGAAATACCGTAAATGCGAAGAGAGTGAGAGTAACTTAGGTGCTACTCCTCATACAGATAAAAGCTATATTACTGTACTTCATCAAAACCAAGTTCATGGATTAGAGGTACAGACAAAGAGTGGTGACTGGATAAAGGTTACACCGACGGCCGGTTCCTTTGTAGTCATGACAGGAGATGCATTCCTGGTAAGTTTCATACTCAGAACAAGATAAATCATCTTAACCACAGCTTAACTTAGTCAACGCCAGTCAACTATATGTTTGACTGATATCCAACTTATAACTGATCTTTTTTATGCTTGATTAGT
The nucleotide sequence above comes from Papaver somniferum cultivar HN1 chromosome 8, ASM357369v1, whole genome shotgun sequence. Encoded proteins:
- the LOC113303652 gene encoding probable 2-oxoglutarate-dependent dioxygenase AOP1 translates to MVSKTLNNRLPVIDFSEDDDLNPGTDYWLSVRTKVCQALEEYGCFEALYGNKVSLELHNEMFQAIEELFDLPLETKILNTSPKPYYGYAAEASVRPLLEGMGIDDAPILEQVSSFTNLMWPEGNPSFCETVYSFTTRVTELEQTVTRMVFENYGVEKYYDSHIESMNYLLRVMKYRKCEESESNLGATPHTDKSYITVLHQNQVHGLEVQTKSGDWIKVTPTAGSFVVMTGDAFLAWSNGRLQCPIHRVVMEGDSTRYSVGLFAFSHALVEVPEELVDEHHPAKFKPFSQIGLINFMMTEEGQKAESTVKAYCGI